The DNA region CTAATTTTGGCTATGAAAGCCATAACAAATAAGGAATAATGTTTCAACCCAACACCCAATTATCAGCTTCATAACCTAAGTGACGCGATAgaaacaagggcgtctatgcgaagtgtgTTGAGATGGGAAGGATGGAATCCAAAGTTGAACCAATAGCCAATAATAACATTGATTTCACGAGTGAAAACGAGAATTTTGTGCCTGAATTATGATTTATTCTTACCTTTCCCCGTTGATCTCAACAAATCCCTTTAAATTATCGGAAAAaatatagaataaaaaaaaatcgtcgaagGCAATTTCGgttgttttatttgaaagggcaaacaatgagttttagaaaatatgacatttttatttaaaataatttccttattcacaaattcacgaacaatgacaaaaataaataaataaaatactgtTGGTAAATAAATATTACAAAGGAATCATAGTTTGAGGGGAAAAAACAAAATGCACGTTTCACGTGACACTTTTCCgctctttttgaaattttcaatcaagaaatgccaaacaaaaacaagttATTGCAGTCTGTTCGATTGCACATTGAAATGTTAATTAATTACATAAAACGAAAACTCTTATTTACACGCGTGCCTCTTCTTCTGCAAGGAATGTGTAGGTCCCTTAATCGCTAAGCTGTATTCTAAGGATATTCTACTGAACCGCAATACTGATACTGGATTTCATGGAATGgctttttctgtgttttttttcggaatcaaTGAGATCGTTTGTACTCGCGAAGTTCGCCGGAACTTCCCTGCTGCTGCGGGTGTAAATGCTGCTCTTCCGGAGGTTTTCGGTCACCGGACGAGGACGAGGAGGCGCCGCTGCTGTCCAGCGCGAGAAGGCGATGGTCCGAGGGCCACGGTGGAGGTGGAATCTGCATGGGGACTGGCATGGGCAGGGACATTGCCGGGACGGGCAGGCCGTCCTGGGTGCAGGGAAGCGGGCCGGAGAACGCGGACGAGCCGGCGATGCTGCAGTCGCTCATGATGGGCACGAACTGTTCGGGCATCCAGTCGAAGGAGAAGGTGGTGGGAACGCCACTGGTTAGGTAGTGGGGAGGGGCGCTTGTTGGGGTAGGTGGGGTCGTGGTCATGTACGGACTCAGCTCCTGGTGGGTGATGTCGGGGACCTTTTGGACGGTGGTGTCCGACCAGGGCGGGCTGGGGTTCCACTGGTCTATGAAGTCCGTGGGTTCCGCGGCGGTGATGGTGGCGGAAGGAGGGCCTTTGAGGAGTTGGCGATTGCTGCGCGTGTGCAGCGAGGTAGACAGCGTCATGGTCTGGACGGAACCGCCGGAGATGGGTTGGATGGGGATGCCGCTGTGGGCGCCAACGCCACCGTCCGGGTGTTCCGGATGGTTGACGGATGCGTGCCCCGGCGGGTGCAACTCGGTTATTGAACTCTCCGGCGAGTCCTGCCCATTCTCGGGAATGTACAGCGGTTCCAGACGATTTATTGCACGCTTCTTCACCGGTGGCGTCCCGTTCCGATCCGGTTGTACGCTTTGGCTACTGCCGGTACTCTCGCACCGAATTTGCCCACTGTAGTCCACCGGTTGACCCGGATCGAGCTTGTACGCGTACGGCCTGTAATGCTCCCCCCCAACTCCAGCCGTCAACCCATGGTGAAAGTGTCCGGAAGTCCCGTTGTGGTGACCTCCACCGCCACCACCTGCTTGCCCCACCGGCGAGTGATACCCGTAGGAAACATGGTGCGGCGGAGCAATGTACCCGTGATGACCCGCGGCACCGACGCCAACGCCGGCCGCCGAAATCGGCGAGTGATGGCCGCCCCCTTCGCCGTGGTAGTACGAAGTGCTCGCCGGAATCCGTGTGGCGCCCTCGAACGGAATCCCAAACTGCATCTTGGACTGTACCGTGTAGTAGTGATACAGCCACGAGTTGGACAGCATCACCGAGGCTTCGCGATCGCtgcgaagagagagagagagagacgagAGAGCAGCTTGTTAGTTTTGGCGCGCACAAAATTACCCGCATTGCGCGGATTTGAGGGGGAAAATTATGTTTCTGTCAGGTCGCGCTACCAGCACGTGATTGGAGTTGGTCGTGATTGGGACCCTTTCGACATTGAGTCTTGTGTCGTACAACTGGTAGTCACTTTGAGCAGTGTCTCGGCAGTAGCAACCGCCTTGGTGGAATTTAATTGGCTAATTCATTTCCCATTGATAGATAAATTTATCTACTTATCGGACAACAGGTTGATTCCCGGCAGGGGGGTCCGGTCCACCTGCTAGGTGACCGACGCGGCCCGGGTTTTTTTCGCTTTCGCAATAGGAGCGCGCCCTGAAGGTGCAAACAAATGACCGCCATTTCCAAACTCCCCAGTCTGGGATAGCTGTTATTTTGCGCGTTAGGTGCAGGGGTGCCAAataaatcgaataaaaaaactgaaatcagaatctcttatttttttaattttaaatggattatgatgccaCAGTAAAGTTGTGGATTTTCAATCTTCTAAAACCCAaccctttagacgggcttcgaactaaaaaatcgccaaaaatccatttatcaaataattttcaaaaaatgttagcaaaaagtatcacaaaatgcaccATTACAGTTATgtcacaaatttgcaaaaaaaaatctaaacgttTCAGTTTTGTGGtcccaattttttaaatttgaaaaagcggctttaattgttttaagaggcagtatttgtaaatattgctcggtttgttctagaggtcgctccgatttggatgaaactttcagcgtttgtttgtctatacatgaaatgaactcatgccaaatatgagacctctacgacaaaggaaagtggggtaaagcgggctttgaagtttgagatcgaaaaaacattaaaaatcttaaaattgctcgcatttccgtaaaacttcttcaattccaaatctcttaaataaatttgaaaggtcttttgaagcacttcaaaatgtgccgtagacatccaggattggtttgatttttgcttatagcttttgcaaattactgttaaaaatggatttttttaaaaccttaatatatttttgcaacagTCTCCAACACActtactcctataggtcaaaagataggtaatttcatggactataagcctacggtattaactttttggccaatcgcagtttttctcatagtttttcgatttttctataacaagcattttacaacggtagtttttgccctgtagaccgtcttagcggcactttttggcctcaattttgtcatatcaggaatcctcggacaatttcacgtaagctAGAAGtcttggagttgtaaatttggttcaataaataattaaataaaacatttttgaaaaaagaaatagatcttatttaccctgtgataaattcgtcaaatgctgtatcaagtaggcgaatatctgttttacccctaatccgacaaaaatattttttggaatagacaagaaaaccgtgacgtcagaaatgaactcaaatcactcaaagttcattttgtgagtgactttaacattttggcctagtttgacagctacctcgttcccaggttttctgtgggagagaaaaggaggcgaatactttatgaaaatcatacctgtcaaaattcctagcctcaaaattttgtcgcgagttgcttttctcctctattccgtcgtgaaactacttacatttcctctgcccaccattgaaaaaacggctaatatccacttttggcaaaaacgagatattagcaccaggtggtagaggatgttccaacgcatcttctggaacttgaattttactgaaatagtgttcacacttggctgccgatgcgaaaaaccaaacggctaatatgccactcttatgggaaatagccttgacggagattttgtgacaaacactaaaacgcgtttttctcggaatacttgatttggcataatagccgaattttcaattatgggcagtcctgtcattcttgaacgacgaaatagcatacttttctgtaccaaaaataacagaatcgaatagcaacacttttcaaaataaatgctgaaaagttctacttttcagcactcaaatgggtgctgaaaagttgaacttttcagcacttgtttcgaaaagtaacacttttcaacatttttttgatttaaacgatttattggcaaaatacatgaaaattttacataaaatttcactcagtgtgtgttttttggaattgcaagaaatgttgtatggaacttgttgcaaaacttgatttttttcagcacccttcgtatttatccaactcggtgaacctcgttggataaatgtacgactcgtgctgaaaaaatcctctttttgcaacttgttgcataaactactattaattcattctaaatggcattttttccaatcaaatttacaacaaaaaaacaacgttTTGCAAGATGGTTTacatcaggcctgcccaacgtccggcccgtggGCCGGATCCGGCCTGTGAAGCCATTTTGTCCggccttttcaaaatagttctatgaccggccctaaaGGCTGTTCATAAAAAACTCAATTTATAAATTgagtgtaaaaaattaaaattaatcttAAGATCAAAAGTCAGttgcctttgtatttttttaaatgattttatttcacatttaaaaattctttatttattatcatttctatattgatatttattaaacttgaaaaagtgcaaaaaaattgcaaaaagacactatatttagatttttaaaaattttcttctaaaaaactTCTAATTGAATTGTTacatttttgaggattttgatgaaaatagttttttcataaatgagtTAGCAACAATAATGAATatttttcagaacaacttttcaatgaaaaagttttGCTGGAAAAAAGCTTAGATCAAAAATAAAGATCGctgcaaacattttagaaatattacaatatgtttcaaaatgagtcaagaaatcagatagctttttttttcatgaacttcactaattctatgaaatttgaagaatgaCGAATTAAAAACTAtcagatatatatttttctacacttttttaaatttcgtatctttaaaatcattttggaaTGCTTGgtaaattatttgaataaagttgtacaaaaacgcaaaaattgtttttttttttaaagaagatttgaatccaaatttcgtttcaatTTTAGCTTGTCtcgttgatttttcaaactgaaaaaaaacttgcaacggcgcaatttgaattttttttagttaatgatatctgatatctgacaaaaacaattacaattccattttttaccaaaacaaacatctttgaaagtaaattaaaaatgtataaacttATTTGTAACACaagtttatttaattgtttacttgaaacaacctaataaaataaatgttatgatttttttgttttaaacttttttgaacttcttccattattagttccggcccgccactgcttcagagaaatcagatctggcccgcagggtcaaaaggttgggcacccctggtttaCATCGTTTAGAGTCGGTTTTATAAGTTTTTCAGGCCATAGCAGTCTTGCaatgattgataaaaaaatatcgcaCTATTTGACATATCGTTTCTTATGTGCTATATTGTGACAAGTCTGCTGaaaaaagataggacgtgtcacaagatagcacacaagtgatgatatatttgttttgcttgtcaaaatttaaaaaaaatattcaaaaaaaaaatgaaacgaaCCAAACAagccaaaaatgatttttagaaaaggaaaatgtattgaaaatgaggttgaaaactgtttgcacttataattccattcaaaatttgaagtatttgaaaaaaaggtccTCTGATCTTTCAGGGGAATTTTTGAGGAGactacacagacttttttataatatttgcaatggctcaagttgaaaaaaacatgaaatccaAGACGGTACAATTAGTCAGACGAATGTTTTTTTAACCGAcataaaagttaattttaatcaTCATTCAAACGCACTTCTCTATTAACTTTTGATGAGATTGCAAAAGCGTAAATTCAATATAAATTACAATTAGCGTTCATTCGttgtatttttaaggaaaagccTACATTAAATGGTGTGAGATCAAAATTCTCAATTCCGACTTTTGACTCGCAAAAAGCATTGAACACCCCTGCCTAAGAGCGAAGCAA from Culex quinquefasciatus strain JHB chromosome 3, VPISU_Cqui_1.0_pri_paternal, whole genome shotgun sequence includes:
- the LOC6039141 gene encoding uncharacterized protein LOC6039141 yields the protein MFTRFDANKSTKGASKLRRDLINSEIANLRDLLPLPQSTRQRLSQLQLMALVCVYVRKANYFQQVFKRSIDIGMHTAPTPNIGFSKAMSGFLMMLTQNGKLLYISDNAAEYLGHSMEDLLIHGDSVYDIIDKQDHGAIQAELGRGVPQHQTSASALHHGHHHHGTHGTQLDGEQRMFLCRMNVSRNARRQMRFGDQKVVLVQGHYLSYLPLCSRNEPVFIATCTPIAMPETRECVVQGATNVFTTIHSMDMKIVHVDRNGEFHLGYSRSELQGISWYQLLHWESTREAQSKHRLITQSEQDRSCILLVRMQRRQNDFIWVHVVLQVRDGQDSNQQSVIVCTNQVLSDREASVMLSNSWLYHYYTVQSKMQFGIPFEGATRIPASTSYYHGEGGGHHSPISAAGVGVGAAGHHGYIAPPHHVSYGYHSPVGQAGGGGGGHHNGTSGHFHHGLTAGVGGEHYRPYAYKLDPGQPVDYSGQIRCESTGSSQSVQPDRNGTPPVKKRAINRLEPLYIPENGQDSPESSITELHPPGHASVNHPEHPDGGVGAHSGIPIQPISGGSVQTMTLSTSLHTRSNRQLLKGPPSATITAAEPTDFIDQWNPSPPWSDTTVQKVPDITHQELSPYMTTTPPTPTSAPPHYLTSGVPTTFSFDWMPEQFVPIMSDCSIAGSSAFSGPLPCTQDGLPVPAMSLPMPVPMQIPPPPWPSDHRLLALDSSGASSSSSGDRKPPEEQHLHPQQQGSSGELREYKRSH